GACTCTCTTCTGAACATTCTTACCGAGAAATCACGCCTACTCACACGCATACACGTGCACAGTTTTTATATGCATCCACTGGAAATATTCAGGTTTTTACACCCAATCATGTGTGGATTGTACCGCCCATGTGCGCGTTATGGATTCCAGCACATGTTGAGCACAGCGTGATTTCACTAAGTCACGTTAAGTTAAATACGGCGTTGGTTGAAGTAAATGCAGCCGCTCTAATGGGACAACATTGTTTTATTATTCGAGTCAGTAATCTGTTGCATGAACTTTTGATTCGTTTAAATGAAATTGAGCGAGAAGACGCTCCAAATACTGCGACTTCCCAAGAGCTTTCACGTTCTTTACAAATTTTGATTTTTGAAGAAATTCATCGGGCCAATTTGTTGCCTATCCAGATACCGTGGCCGAAAGACAAACGATTATTAAAAATTTGCCAAGAGTTATTACATACGCCTGACCATTCAAAAGATTTAACAGATTGGGCTGATGATATTGGCGCGAGCTCTAGAACTTTAATGCGTATGTTCCAAAAAGAAACGGGGCTATCTTATCGGGCATGGGTACAGCAAATGCATATTGCACTCGCCTTGAGTAAAATAGCGAATGGCGAATCTATTGCTCAAATTTCAGAATCACTGGGGTATACAAACCCCAGCGCGTTCAGTGCGATGTTTAAGCGACATCTAGGAAAAACACCTCAACAGTTTAGAAGTGCCGCGATGTCGCTATAAGTCTTTTTTTTAGTGCGGATCTCATGCTTTTCTAATAAATCATCGAAATCATGATAGACATGAAGTTCACGATCTTTAGCGGTTCTCGCATGATCTAAACGTTGTTCAGGGTCAACCAAAACAAGGGTATGACCATCATCAATCAGTCGATCTACCCCTTCTAAGAACATACGTTTACCCACATCATGGATAAGTGAAATCTGGGTTAAATCAATCACGATTGTGCTTTGGTCAGTCGTCTCTTCTTGCAAAATACGCAACAACATTTCAGCTTCGGTAAATTTCAATACACCGCGAAGCACATACACACTTAAGGATGCATCCTTACCTGTACGATAATGGCTTTGGACAATAGTTTGTGCAGAAGGCGTACCTTCCATGAGATGTAGTCCCATGTCACGAGATAACCGTTCTAAAATATCGATACCTCGAACACTGTGACCATGCTCATCTAGTCGAGGTGAAAAAGCAGCAATACTGACCTGACCTGGCAGCACCCCCAAGATACCGCCTGCTACACCACTTTTAGCAGGAATACCGACAGTTGAAAGCCAGTCACCCGCCGCATCGTACATACCACAGCTCATCATGACACTAAGCACTTGTCTAACCACCGATCGGTTCAAGAGGCGTTTTCCAGTTTTAGGGTCAACCCCACCATTGGCAAGTACACTGCCCATACGTACCAGATCTTTAACCGTCACCAAAATCGCACATTGACGAATATACCCATTCACAATATCAACTGGATCGGTTTCTAAAATTCCGACAGTTCGTAACATATAACCGATCGAAAGATTACGGTAAGCAGTTTTGACTTCCGAATCATATACAGACTCATCAAAACTTAATTCGCGACCTGCAAGCTCGCTCATAAAGCGGCGTAGAATTTCTGCACTATGTAAACCATGTTTGACCTGAATTAAGGAGTGTGTCGTAATTGCGCCAGAGTTGATCATCGGGTTTTTTGGACGGCCATCTTTACCCAATGAAATTTCATTGAATGCTTCCCCTGAAGGCTCCACTCCTACTTTCGCAAGTACTGCATCAATACCAAGCTGTTGTAAAACATAAGCATATACGAATGGTTTAGAAATCGATTGTATGGTGAATTCAACATCATCATCGCCAACCGAATAAATTTCACCATCTACCGTAGACATTGCTAAAGCTAATCGATCTGGGTTTGCATTTGCCAACTCAGGAATATAATCGGCGAGATGACCGCTGTTATCGATGTCACAGGCTTCAATAACATTTGCCAAATATTCTGGGAGAGGGGTTTTCATGGTTAGTAACCTTAAATGAGGAGATTTACAACATCGCGCAAAATTTCAGCACAACCTGCTGATAATATTAAAATTATATCTTTTGTAATGAGTTAAAAATCACGATATAAGTATTTTAATTCCGTTGTCTTATTTATTTCAAGCTCATTATAGGTTTTTCAAAACTCTAAACTGAAGATTAGCTTATTCTTTCTACAAACAAGATCCCATTTAAATGATCGACTTCATGTTGAACAATACGAGCAGGAAAACCATGAAAAACTGTCTCAACCATTTCACCTTGTAGTGTTAAATATTTAACCTTCACCATTTCTGCACGTTCAACTTGTCCACGCTCATCCGGCACACTTAAACAGCCTTCTTCACCTAAACAAACTTCGTTTGAGAACTCTAAAATTTCAGGATTTACCATGACCACTGCTTCCATTTCGGGTGCATCTGGATAGCGTGGATTTGGTCGAGACGCCACAATAATAACGCGTTTAGAGATATAAACTTGCGGTGCAGCAATCCCTACTCCATTACGCTCAAGCATTGTTGCATGCATAGCGTCAGCAAGCTGATAAAGCCAATTACTGTTTAACTCATTTACCGAAACGGGAGCCGCAATTAGTTTTAAAATATCTTCGCCACGCTTCGCGACAGGTAGAACTACACTCATCCTTTGAATCTCTCATTAAACTGGCTATGACAAGTTTTATTGTGTCGCTGAATGACTCAAAAGAAAAGTCATTCCTACATCTGTTTTTATTTCATCTAAAGCGTTTTTCGTTTTAAAGCTTTTTGTTCTGAGTAAGTCCAATCTACATCGTCCTATAGAACAAATTTCCTCCATTTACTTTTACTTCACTTTTCCATTAATATCCAAACTTCAATTACAACAATTAAGTAAAAAATGGATCAGGACTTAACTTTGCAGGATGCGAACTATCTTAATAAAGAAGATAAACGAACCCTTGCCCTTTCTTCACTGGGTGGAGCTTTAGAATTTTACGATTTTGTGATTTATGTGTTTTACGCCAAAATCATTTCCGACCTCTTTTTCCCCAGCACGCTTAGTCCGTTTTGGGCCATGCTTAATACTTACGGTATTTTTGCAGCAGGTTACTTTTTTAGGCCTTTAGGCGGGGTCGTCATGGCCCATTTTGGTGACTTGGTCGGGCGTAAAAAGTTATTTTCACTTTCTATTTTGCTGATGGCATTGCCTACTCTGTTTATCGGGATTTTGCCTACCTTTGAAAATATTGGGTATTTGGCCCCCCTACTGTTATTGCTCATGCGTGTGGTGCAAGGTATTGCGATTGGGGGGGAAATTCCGGCCGCGTGGACCTTTGTGTCTGAACACGTGCCTGAAAGAAAAATTGGACTGGCAAATGGTTTATTAACTGCCGGACTGTCTTTAGGAATTTTACTAGGTGCGCTCATGTCTTTATGGATTTCGCTAAACTTTAGTGAAGGACAAATTCATGACTGGGCATGGCGGATTCCTTTTATTGCAGGTGGTATTTTTGGTCTGATTGCACTTTATTTACGGACCTATTTAAAAGAAACACCTGTGTTTAAAGCCATGCAGGCACGTAAAGAAATTTCAAAAGAAATGCCTGTAAAACAAGTCTTAAAAACGCATAAAACAGCCGTTGCGATTGGCATGTTATTTACATGGTTTTTAACGGGCTGTGTGGTGGTGGTGATTTTAGCCATGCCCAACCTACTGATTGGTTCATTTGGTTTTGAACGCGCACAAACTTTTGAAATGCAAAGCGCAGCTATTGTCATGCAAATGGTCGGCTGTATTTTGGCAGGTTATTTTGCTGACCGTTTCGGTTGTGGCAAAGTCATGATGGTCGGCGCACTTGCCGTCGCACTCACAGCAGCAGTTTTTTATAACAGTTTGGGGCACGCGGCACATTCAACCATTTTTGGTTTATATATGTTGTTGGGGCTATGTTCAGGTACTGTCGGCATGGTGTCGAGCAGTATGGTCAAAATGTTCCCCGCGCCTGTGCGTTTTTCAGGTATTTCATTTTCTTATAATTTGTCTTATGCAATTGTGGGCGGTATGACACTGCCTTTAGTGCATTGGCTCAGTCAATATAGTGATATTGGTGCGATGTATTATATTTTCGCGCTGACCATTTTGGCCTTTGTAACTGCTTTTGTATTTTGGAATAAGTTTGAAAAAAACAGATATTAAAAGCCTCAATATGTGAAATAAAAAACCACGCCAATTGCGTGGTTTTTTAATGCAGTTCAGTTTAGAAAGTAAACCCAATATTAAAGTTTAAACGATATAGCCATTTATCACTATTTGGCGAAGTTGCAGAGGTATAACCCGTTGAGTTGGTCGAACCACCAATAATATTTGAGTTTTTACCCCACGTATAATCCGCCCAAACCATAAATGGTGAAGCAATAAACATCATACCTGTGGTGTTCATTTGCGAATCAGACCAATCATCACGTTTTTTATCGAGATAACTATAATCATTATAAAACTTAATGGCTTTTAGCTTACCCATATTGGTGACAGGCAACGTATAGGCAAGGTTTAAACTGGCAATGGTCCCTTCTGAAGCAATAAAGTAAGCAGGTGTAAAACCATTATTGCCCATTAAAGTCACATCATTACTTACACCATCCGGATTTTTAGCATCGTATTGATAGTGAATAACCGAACTTTGTAAGTTAAAACGTTTGTAGTTATTTTCGGTATGCAAACCGACTGCATAATATTTACCGTCTTTATCGGTCATTTTATTATGTAGCTGAGCAATTGCCCCCGAAACACCAAACTCTTGCTTACCAAAATCGGTCTCTAACTTGCGCACAATGCGAGTATTAAACTGATGACGTTTTTCATTCTGATAAGCTTTTTGAGATGGAAATGCGTTTTCTTCCAAGTCATCATAAGTTGCACTTTCAGGGGAGTAACGCAAGTTCGTCTCTAGCATTTGCGGATAATAGCCGAGTTTTACATCCCAATCTTTATCGTGATAATTCCAGTTGACGCCTGGCGCAATGTTGTTGCCATAACCTAGAAAGAATGGAATGTGGTAAGTCCAGCCATTTTGCGGATAGGGATAAATCGTAAATGGTTTATAAACCAGTCCTGCTTCAATGCTGTTATTAGCATCAAGGTTATAACCCACATATGCTTTTTCAATGGACGTTTTCTGTTGGTCTTGAAACAGATAGCTGGCGTTGAGGTATGCATCATCAAACTTACCTTTGAGATCTACCCTGAAAATATCAAAATAGAGCTTACCAAAACCGCGGTTTGGCCCTTCCCAATCTTCATAGCGTTGATTTAAGCGAACCACCCCACCTAACTTTAATGAGTCGGTGCCATCATCACTTTTCCATTCAAGCAATGAATCTTTTGCAAAAGCATTGACACTTACCCCCAGCGTAAGCTGCGCAATGAATGCCATGATCAATGAAGTCTTTTTCATCTCTACATCCTTGATTGAGTTCCAG
This genomic stretch from Acinetobacter pittii harbors:
- a CDS encoding AraC family transcriptional regulator; translated protein: MSDSLIQSDLSELVIGLSSEHSYREITPTHTHTRAQFLYASTGNIQVFTPNHVWIVPPMCALWIPAHVEHSVISLSHVKLNTALVEVNAAALMGQHCFIIRVSNLLHELLIRLNEIEREDAPNTATSQELSRSLQILIFEEIHRANLLPIQIPWPKDKRLLKICQELLHTPDHSKDLTDWADDIGASSRTLMRMFQKETGLSYRAWVQQMHIALALSKIANGESIAQISESLGYTNPSAFSAMFKRHLGKTPQQFRSAAMSL
- the glsA gene encoding glutaminase, translating into MKTPLPEYLANVIEACDIDNSGHLADYIPELANANPDRLALAMSTVDGEIYSVGDDDVEFTIQSISKPFVYAYVLQQLGIDAVLAKVGVEPSGEAFNEISLGKDGRPKNPMINSGAITTHSLIQVKHGLHSAEILRRFMSELAGRELSFDESVYDSEVKTAYRNLSIGYMLRTVGILETDPVDIVNGYIRQCAILVTVKDLVRMGSVLANGGVDPKTGKRLLNRSVVRQVLSVMMSCGMYDAAGDWLSTVGIPAKSGVAGGILGVLPGQVSIAAFSPRLDEHGHSVRGIDILERLSRDMGLHLMEGTPSAQTIVQSHYRTGKDASLSVYVLRGVLKFTEAEMLLRILQEETTDQSTIVIDLTQISLIHDVGKRMFLEGVDRLIDDGHTLVLVDPEQRLDHARTAKDRELHVYHDFDDLLEKHEIRTKKKTYSDIAALLNC
- the def gene encoding peptide deformylase; this translates as MSVVLPVAKRGEDILKLIAAPVSVNELNSNWLYQLADAMHATMLERNGVGIAAPQVYISKRVIIVASRPNPRYPDAPEMEAVVMVNPEILEFSNEVCLGEEGCLSVPDERGQVERAEMVKVKYLTLQGEMVETVFHGFPARIVQHEVDHLNGILFVERIS
- the proP gene encoding MFS transporter; the protein is MDQDLTLQDANYLNKEDKRTLALSSLGGALEFYDFVIYVFYAKIISDLFFPSTLSPFWAMLNTYGIFAAGYFFRPLGGVVMAHFGDLVGRKKLFSLSILLMALPTLFIGILPTFENIGYLAPLLLLLMRVVQGIAIGGEIPAAWTFVSEHVPERKIGLANGLLTAGLSLGILLGALMSLWISLNFSEGQIHDWAWRIPFIAGGIFGLIALYLRTYLKETPVFKAMQARKEISKEMPVKQVLKTHKTAVAIGMLFTWFLTGCVVVVILAMPNLLIGSFGFERAQTFEMQSAAIVMQMVGCILAGYFADRFGCGKVMMVGALAVALTAAVFYNSLGHAAHSTIFGLYMLLGLCSGTVGMVSSSMVKMFPAPVRFSGISFSYNLSYAIVGGMTLPLVHWLSQYSDIGAMYYIFALTILAFVTAFVFWNKFEKNRY